The following proteins are encoded in a genomic region of Sorangiineae bacterium MSr12523:
- a CDS encoding protein kinase — protein sequence MIPSPLSSVVGERFEVEREVGRGGVGIVYRAFDRVSGAWVALKVIAIPGVDAGEEARFYREGRVLAGLVHPGIVRLVAFGQLEEGQPYVAMEWLEGEDIAQRQKRNPLTVGQCLEVAAQIADALSAAHAAGIVHRDVKPSNVILLRSGSSSRNGPHSGPLCVKLVDFGVASAEDAKLTRTGAIVGTPAYMAPEQARGDGEISASADLYGLGATLFEMIANRPPHVGPTPVAILARLVTTPAPRLSEVVGQVPVALDELMWQLLQTIPSDRPQSAEVVAQELRKLAAELVMDTPHVVRIGVPEDALATTPSMPPASGVLTPSSYGGSRLVTSILATHIPKGAPRARLLAHLRARGADATELGGDAVVAHLGVRKALGDEAARALDLAMRLARTNAAVGVATGRTRIDKTRPMGEVVDRAAALARDSKRGYVLADTTTTELARGRFEFLVREDGSALVGEPLPGKHEGAGGAPFVGREAELGQVLASFERCVDDATPVVTTMTGAPGIGKTRLRQEALLRVSSHVSAPRVVLVRTETFSSAHALGIISSIARGLAGVANQRVDEYEAMVAIKDLVTEGDGREFLALIICNQPLPALAEARAARDALWMAFTELGMSVAKQKPLVVGIEDLQWCDSESLFMLDHLLGRAVGLPLWVFGTTRPGLWRENPALFASRDHVRVELRPLSKKSVRLIARSLLGDVVSEADKISDTIAAQASGSPLFTEELARLATKGRDAAAAPTIEAAMQVHLDALDDAARDAAVKLSVFGFTGWEAGLSELHVAEAGAALRSLAAADVLREQAVSRFQGTREWAFKHALMREVAYASLGDDALKDLHACAARWLAKMGEDDAIVARHFELGGRSVEAAAYLEKAAARALAANALADAVSMAEKSLAFAEDKATAFARAQILDEAWSRLDARAGERDSAVRAMEENVYDAASEIRARGARLRYEDARGGDHETSARLEQVGREARDAGLCDEEARSAAVLAARFAYAGEHDKAADVADRLLTIAHEHAIPAAAVDAWQTFAVVYQARGEVGAALEARRAAAEAASAAGLRTREAMLTINMGFALCTIGAKDEARAQIEAGIAIAQAIGSPGTVRHGQMNLLCWAATFGADPALNHLLEEPRSTAEGALTGSWVPHDRATLGVLFYRGMEFMRLDNCAGSAQSTTGSEHAQHGRTLFRIAAQGYEATKMLDVVPVALALLAEAERRCGAVERAYELAQRACTLVDQGSPSLLNEAPIFLTLHRICTNMGRADEARQAIVRSIPRLLTRTRALEKTPYLRGFLNAVLNDVLLQVAEGYGLVPEEIRRILESDRT from the coding sequence GTGATCCCTTCACCTCTTTCATCGGTCGTGGGGGAGAGGTTCGAAGTCGAGCGCGAGGTTGGGCGCGGCGGGGTCGGGATCGTGTACCGAGCCTTCGACCGCGTTTCGGGCGCGTGGGTCGCCCTCAAGGTCATTGCCATTCCCGGCGTCGATGCCGGCGAAGAGGCCCGCTTCTACCGAGAAGGGCGCGTTCTCGCTGGACTGGTGCACCCGGGTATCGTTCGCCTCGTCGCATTCGGCCAGCTCGAAGAAGGGCAGCCCTACGTGGCGATGGAATGGCTCGAGGGTGAGGACATCGCGCAGAGGCAAAAGCGCAATCCGCTGACCGTGGGCCAATGCCTGGAGGTCGCGGCTCAGATTGCGGATGCGCTCTCGGCGGCGCATGCGGCAGGCATCGTCCACCGCGACGTGAAGCCGTCGAACGTCATTCTTCTGCGCAGCGGTTCCTCGTCGCGCAACGGGCCGCATTCGGGGCCCCTTTGCGTGAAGCTCGTCGATTTCGGTGTCGCCTCCGCGGAGGATGCGAAGCTGACCCGCACGGGCGCCATCGTGGGAACGCCCGCGTACATGGCCCCGGAGCAAGCGCGGGGCGATGGCGAGATCAGCGCGTCGGCGGACCTGTACGGATTGGGCGCGACCTTGTTCGAAATGATCGCGAACCGCCCGCCCCACGTGGGGCCGACGCCGGTGGCGATTCTCGCGCGCCTGGTCACGACGCCCGCACCGCGCCTGTCCGAAGTGGTGGGGCAGGTGCCGGTCGCGCTGGACGAGTTGATGTGGCAGCTCCTGCAAACGATTCCGTCGGACCGCCCGCAAAGTGCGGAGGTGGTGGCGCAAGAGCTGCGCAAGCTGGCCGCGGAGCTCGTGATGGACACGCCGCACGTGGTGCGCATCGGCGTGCCCGAGGATGCGCTGGCCACCACTCCGAGCATGCCCCCGGCGAGCGGCGTTTTGACGCCGTCGTCGTACGGCGGCTCGCGGCTGGTGACGTCCATTCTCGCGACGCACATTCCCAAAGGGGCGCCGCGGGCGCGGTTGCTTGCGCACCTGCGCGCGCGTGGTGCGGATGCCACGGAGCTCGGTGGCGATGCGGTGGTGGCCCACCTCGGCGTGCGCAAGGCGCTCGGCGATGAAGCGGCCCGCGCCTTGGACTTGGCCATGCGCCTCGCGCGCACGAACGCGGCGGTGGGCGTGGCCACGGGCCGGACGCGCATCGACAAGACGCGCCCGATGGGCGAGGTCGTCGACCGCGCGGCGGCGCTCGCACGCGACTCGAAGCGCGGGTACGTGCTGGCCGACACGACGACGACGGAGCTTGCCCGCGGGCGATTCGAGTTCTTGGTGCGCGAGGACGGCTCCGCGCTCGTGGGCGAGCCATTGCCCGGTAAGCACGAGGGCGCAGGCGGTGCGCCGTTCGTGGGGCGCGAGGCGGAGCTGGGGCAGGTGCTCGCATCGTTCGAACGATGTGTGGACGATGCCACGCCGGTGGTGACGACCATGACGGGTGCGCCGGGCATCGGCAAGACGCGCTTGCGGCAGGAGGCCCTGCTTCGCGTTTCGTCCCACGTGAGCGCGCCGCGTGTCGTGCTCGTGCGCACCGAGACATTTTCCAGCGCGCACGCACTGGGCATCATCTCCAGCATTGCCCGAGGCCTCGCCGGCGTCGCGAATCAACGCGTCGACGAGTACGAGGCCATGGTGGCCATCAAAGATTTGGTCACCGAGGGCGATGGTCGCGAGTTTTTGGCGCTGATCATTTGCAATCAGCCGCTGCCCGCACTGGCCGAGGCCCGCGCCGCACGTGACGCACTCTGGATGGCTTTCACCGAGTTGGGCATGTCGGTGGCGAAGCAGAAGCCGCTCGTGGTCGGCATCGAGGATCTGCAGTGGTGCGACAGCGAAAGCCTCTTCATGTTGGATCACCTGCTCGGGCGCGCCGTCGGGTTGCCCCTTTGGGTCTTCGGCACCACGCGGCCCGGCTTGTGGCGCGAGAATCCGGCCCTGTTCGCCTCGCGCGACCACGTGCGCGTGGAGCTGCGGCCTTTGTCCAAGAAGAGCGTGCGCCTCATCGCGCGCTCGCTGCTCGGGGACGTGGTGTCGGAGGCCGACAAGATCAGCGATACCATCGCGGCGCAGGCGAGTGGCTCGCCGCTGTTCACCGAGGAGCTTGCGCGGCTGGCCACCAAGGGCCGCGATGCCGCGGCAGCGCCGACCATCGAGGCGGCGATGCAGGTGCACCTCGATGCCCTGGACGATGCCGCGCGCGACGCGGCGGTGAAGCTGTCGGTCTTCGGATTCACCGGTTGGGAAGCAGGGTTGTCGGAGCTTCACGTCGCCGAGGCCGGCGCAGCATTGCGCTCACTCGCGGCGGCCGACGTTCTGCGCGAGCAGGCCGTGAGTCGCTTTCAGGGGACCCGCGAGTGGGCGTTCAAGCATGCCTTGATGCGCGAGGTGGCCTACGCGTCGCTCGGCGACGACGCGCTGAAAGATCTGCACGCGTGTGCGGCGCGCTGGCTCGCCAAGATGGGCGAGGACGACGCCATCGTGGCGCGGCACTTCGAGCTGGGCGGGCGCAGCGTGGAAGCGGCCGCGTACCTCGAGAAGGCGGCGGCGCGGGCGCTCGCGGCGAACGCGCTGGCCGACGCCGTGTCGATGGCCGAAAAATCGCTGGCTTTCGCCGAGGACAAGGCCACCGCGTTCGCGCGTGCGCAAATTCTCGACGAAGCGTGGAGCCGCCTCGACGCGCGCGCCGGCGAGCGCGATAGCGCGGTGCGCGCGATGGAGGAGAACGTCTACGACGCGGCCAGCGAAATCCGCGCGCGCGGTGCACGCCTTCGCTACGAGGATGCACGCGGCGGCGACCACGAGACGAGCGCGCGCCTCGAGCAAGTGGGACGCGAGGCGCGGGACGCGGGGCTCTGCGACGAAGAGGCGCGCTCGGCGGCGGTGTTGGCCGCGCGCTTCGCTTATGCGGGTGAGCACGACAAGGCCGCGGACGTGGCCGATCGGCTGCTGACCATCGCGCACGAGCATGCCATCCCTGCAGCGGCGGTGGATGCGTGGCAGACGTTCGCGGTCGTGTACCAGGCGCGCGGCGAAGTGGGCGCGGCCCTCGAGGCACGGCGGGCCGCGGCCGAGGCGGCGAGCGCCGCAGGGCTCCGCACGCGTGAGGCGATGCTCACCATCAACATGGGCTTTGCCCTGTGCACGATCGGCGCCAAAGACGAAGCGCGCGCGCAGATCGAGGCGGGCATTGCCATCGCGCAGGCCATCGGGTCGCCCGGCACGGTGCGGCATGGCCAGATGAACCTTCTCTGCTGGGCGGCCACGTTCGGAGCCGATCCGGCGCTGAATCACCTGCTCGAAGAGCCGCGTTCCACCGCCGAGGGCGCGCTCACGGGGAGCTGGGTTCCGCACGATCGCGCGACGCTGGGGGTTCTTTTTTACCGCGGCATGGAATTCATGCGGCTCGACAACTGTGCGGGGTCTGCTCAGTCGACGACCGGGTCCGAGCATGCGCAGCACGGGCGCACGCTTTTCCGCATTGCGGCGCAGGGGTACGAGGCCACGAAGATGCTCGACGTGGTGCCGGTCGCGCTCGCCCTTCTTGCCGAGGCGGAGCGTCGTTGTGGGGCGGTGGAGCGCGCGTACGAGCTGGCGCAGCGGGCGTGCACCCTCGTGGACCAAGGCTCACCCAGTTTGCTCAACGAGGCGCCCATCTTCCTGACGCTGCATCGGATTTGCACCAACATGGGCCGCGCCGACGAGGCGCGCCAGGCGATCGTGCGCAGCATTCCGCGCCTGCTCACACGGACGCGCGCCTTGGAGAAGACACCGTACCTTCGCGGCTTTTTGAACGCGGTCTTGAACGACGTTCTTCTGCAGGTTGCTGAAGGCTACGGCCTGGTGCCAGAAGAAATCCGCCGGAT
- a CDS encoding RlmE family RNA methyltransferase: MRGKNPYKKPDHFTKTAKAQGFPARSVYKLEEIDRRVRLLRPGMHVLDLGAAPGSWAMYAAQKIGPSGRLLAIDLKPIEIGLPPHATFTVGDALSLENDALALHAPYDVVLSDMAPNTTGNRLGDQTRSFELFMRALAVAASLSKVGGAFVGKIFMGEDLPIARAELRKHFSSERIIRPEGTRSVSYEVFIIGEGRRAAEGAP, from the coding sequence ATGCGAGGCAAAAACCCCTACAAGAAGCCGGATCACTTTACCAAGACGGCGAAAGCACAAGGGTTTCCGGCCCGCAGCGTTTACAAGCTCGAGGAGATCGACCGGCGCGTGCGCTTGCTCCGTCCGGGCATGCACGTGCTCGACCTGGGCGCGGCCCCGGGAAGCTGGGCCATGTACGCCGCCCAAAAAATCGGGCCCAGCGGCCGGCTGCTCGCCATCGACCTGAAGCCTATCGAGATTGGGCTACCCCCCCACGCCACCTTTACCGTGGGCGATGCGCTGTCACTCGAAAATGACGCCCTGGCGCTCCACGCTCCCTATGACGTGGTTCTCAGCGATATGGCGCCCAACACCACAGGCAATCGGTTGGGCGACCAAACGCGAAGTTTCGAGCTTTTCATGCGCGCCCTCGCGGTTGCAGCTAGTCTTTCGAAGGTGGGTGGAGCTTTCGTCGGAAAGATCTTCATGGGGGAGGACCTGCCCATTGCGCGCGCGGAGTTGCGAAAGCACTTTTCCAGCGAGCGCATCATTCGGCCCGAGGGGACTCGAAGCGTGAGCTACGAGGTCTTCATCATCGGAGAGGGCCGGCGCGCGGCGGAGGGGGCGCCGTGA
- a CDS encoding peroxiredoxin, whose protein sequence is MTDGALAAGQEAPDFEAKDTKGETFRLSDYRGKKNIVLYFYPGDFTPVCTREACGFRDLYEDLRGKDTEVIGVSSDTEASHRDFAARHHLPFPLVSDPEKRIVRMYGADGSIFGLLERTKRLTFVIDKQGKIVRIFSGELRAGVHLSGVKEVLSTLS, encoded by the coding sequence ATGACCGACGGAGCGCTCGCAGCCGGCCAAGAAGCCCCTGATTTCGAAGCGAAGGACACGAAAGGCGAAACATTTCGCCTGTCTGACTACCGCGGGAAGAAAAATATCGTCCTCTACTTCTACCCGGGCGACTTCACCCCCGTCTGCACCCGCGAGGCGTGCGGCTTCCGCGATCTCTACGAGGATCTCCGCGGAAAAGACACCGAGGTCATCGGTGTTTCCTCCGACACCGAGGCGAGCCACCGCGATTTCGCCGCCCGACACCACCTTCCATTCCCCCTGGTCAGCGATCCGGAGAAACGCATCGTTCGCATGTACGGGGCCGACGGTTCCATCTTCGGCCTCCTCGAGCGCACGAAGCGACTGACCTTCGTCATCGACAAGCAAGGAAAGATCGTCCGGATTTTTTCGGGCGAGCTGCGTGCAGGAGTACACCTCAGCGGGGTTAAAGAGGTGCTTTCGACGCTGTCCTGA
- the rplS gene encoding 50S ribosomal protein L19 yields MNTHPKIAEIESSQLRSGLPDFRVGDTVRVHYRIVEGDKDRIQVFQGVVLKRHRAGARSTFTVRKVSFNVGVERVFLTHSPRIDKVEVVSKGIVRRARLFYLRDLQGKAARVRDQKDA; encoded by the coding sequence ATGAATACGCACCCGAAAATCGCCGAAATCGAGTCGAGCCAGCTTCGCTCGGGGCTCCCCGATTTCCGCGTGGGTGACACGGTCCGCGTGCACTACCGGATCGTGGAAGGAGACAAGGACCGCATCCAGGTCTTCCAGGGTGTCGTTCTCAAGCGCCACCGCGCCGGCGCCCGCAGCACCTTCACCGTGCGCAAGGTCAGCTTCAACGTCGGCGTCGAGCGCGTTTTCCTGACGCACTCCCCGCGCATCGACAAGGTGGAAGTCGTCTCCAAGGGCATCGTCCGCCGCGCCCGCCTCTTCTACCTCCGCGACCTTCAAGGCAAGGCCGCCCGCGTCCGCGACCAGAAGGACGCCTGA